From Meiothermus sp., a single genomic window includes:
- the nrdR gene encoding transcriptional regulator NrdR, producing the protein MNCPFCGNPDSRVLDSRPSDEGSVIRRRRECPACKRRFTTYERAQVEPLLVIKRSGRKETFDPNKLLRGLSLAAQKRPIDPEVLQEFAFGFEDTVKEMEITSEEIGLRSLAFLKELDPVAYIRFASVYREFDSLENFIEEVRKLDRKPGKGKKAHKAEDEDALNLADEAKLGTV; encoded by the coding sequence ATGAACTGCCCATTTTGTGGAAACCCCGATAGCCGCGTGCTGGATTCGCGTCCTTCCGACGAGGGCTCGGTCATTCGCCGCCGCCGGGAGTGTCCGGCTTGCAAACGTCGCTTTACTACCTACGAGCGGGCCCAGGTGGAGCCTTTGCTCGTGATCAAGCGTTCGGGGCGCAAAGAGACCTTCGACCCCAACAAGCTGCTGCGCGGCCTGAGCCTGGCCGCTCAGAAACGCCCCATTGACCCCGAGGTATTGCAGGAGTTTGCCTTTGGCTTTGAGGACACGGTCAAGGAAATGGAAATTACCTCCGAGGAGATCGGGCTGCGCTCCCTGGCATTCTTGAAAGAACTGGATCCGGTGGCCTACATCCGCTTCGCCTCGGTCTACCGCGAGTTTGACAGCCTGGAAAACTTTATCGAAGAGGTGCGCAAGCTGGATCGCAAACCCGGCAAGGGCAAAAAAGCACACAAGGCCGAAGATGAGGATGCCCTCAATCTGGCCGACGAGGCCAAGCTAGGAACGGTCTGA
- a CDS encoding alpha-2-macroglobulin, translating into MKSKHLEGLKRFIQAGIGLLGLVLMGLLPSSAQRQEPQLYGGGTYSPTQPVQLEYYLPGGGSSQIRLLRIQNPEKVVELGGPRDFQRTRELSLSPVRTVPVFRTRNNPYGNVTIGRLPEGLYLAQIGTPRPTSATLVLVTNLGLVVKSDPQSLLVYTASLNNGQPRTAQIFVSQDKRIVQQVRAEGGLAQFRSNLKNADNLNLFVAARSGASWAFSSAYWRSWNQEQNRVYLVTDRPVYRPGHTVFFKGTARSASGLHPIAGRPVEVVVRDYDDTEVFSGRFTTDAYGSFSGQFRVGLDARLGTYTLVARLGGEEHSGEFEVQEFVKPEYRVSVSAEKKVAVQGEKARFVVKGEYLFGGPVSGGRVSYSIIQRPYYRFAYTSSFGFYQNDEFEDFYEGKIIERGEGRLNAQGELVVEVPLKPEAEDYRLTLEVGVTDEAGREISGTGFITAYRSGIVLDIQTDRYAYQTQDTLVATVRAEDLEGHPVSVPFTLTASRAYWVRGQGEQRERTLRLQGRTDARGQATVRLRLPKQGAYALEVEARDGAGRATRAEEQIWVSDGSSWFWDYKSLKITPDKLEYKTGETARFVVQLPVSDGWALVNLEGERLARPEIVRFRGSTFTYELKLTPEMAPNGYLSVTILGQGEYYSEVAGFLLPPSEKFLNVAIASDQPTYKPGETATYRLTVTDAQGRPVKSQVTVGLVDEAIYLVRPEKAPDIRGFFWALKNNVVGTQTAGGYYFGNVAPTPSAAARAPMDKAVFGQAKESAAQPQVREDFRDTILWLPSVETNEQGEVTIEAKLPDNLTQWRLTARAISLFDTVGQATQTVTTTLPVIARLSTPRFLIRGDEATLRVIGQNNLNEDQAGQLRLEAAGLSLLTPPTTLAQLPAGGRAAAGYRVRADQSGSATLQASALTPAASDALRTRLSIFPKGLKQELGWAAQSGDAWAFTLPEGTDLSQTQGKLYLTPSLAAAVTPALGYLAGYPYGCSEQTMSRFLPSVLAKQAGDFAQLPENLAAGLDDFVAAGLKRLYDFQHDDGGWGFWQNDASSVYISSYVLSGLLQAQEAGYAVREDVLKRGVEYLLKTLNRPDADTYAADAVAYASYAFALAGSRYLRQGFRQGSLQASLPRLTRAAYRQDKLDFSYLQDYLKRSDLTPYGHALIVLAYQQNGDTGLAQTALDGLLRKLTERERSAYWEVRAPRFAWNDDRLEATARGLEALAKLRPNHPVVPKIVNWLMQERKGARWVSTKDTAAVVVAALALAKATGEQPGEQEVELSVNGQIQTLRVPAKGAELALEGLQVGANEVRVTSQNRLYLSGSVAYFEEREYLQPEARGLRVARTYEKLTPRYDAKAERFVFDRSPLSGSLKVGELLVVTLTVRPEQGAVRYVVVEEPTPAGLSVVENDDSFRIAGVRSRFGDDYYGWNYWFDGREIRDRQVEFFFSYLEGPVTFTYVLRAETPGNFTALPTLAWMMYEPEVRGVGTVRQVRVSE; encoded by the coding sequence ATGAAAAGCAAACATTTAGAGGGTCTGAAGCGCTTTATTCAAGCTGGGATAGGGTTGCTGGGGTTGGTCTTGATGGGCCTGCTTCCCAGCTCGGCCCAGCGCCAGGAACCCCAGTTGTATGGGGGCGGCACCTATAGTCCCACCCAGCCGGTACAGCTGGAGTATTACCTGCCGGGGGGCGGCAGCAGCCAGATCCGCCTCCTGCGGATTCAAAACCCCGAGAAGGTGGTGGAGCTGGGGGGGCCGCGCGATTTTCAGCGCACCCGCGAGCTCAGTTTGTCGCCGGTGCGAACCGTGCCGGTCTTTCGCACCCGTAATAACCCCTACGGCAACGTGACGATTGGGCGCTTGCCCGAAGGGTTGTACCTGGCCCAGATTGGCACCCCACGCCCCACCTCGGCCACTTTGGTGCTGGTGACCAACCTGGGGCTGGTGGTCAAGTCCGACCCACAGAGCCTGCTGGTCTACACCGCCAGCCTGAACAATGGGCAGCCCCGCACTGCCCAAATTTTCGTTTCACAGGACAAGCGCATCGTGCAGCAGGTGCGGGCCGAGGGCGGGCTGGCGCAGTTCCGCAGCAACCTGAAGAACGCCGACAATCTAAATCTATTTGTGGCTGCCCGCTCGGGCGCCTCCTGGGCTTTTAGCAGCGCCTACTGGCGAAGCTGGAACCAGGAGCAAAACCGGGTCTACCTGGTTACCGACCGCCCGGTCTACCGCCCCGGCCATACCGTGTTTTTCAAGGGAACGGCCCGCAGCGCAAGCGGCCTGCACCCCATCGCGGGCCGGCCGGTGGAAGTGGTGGTGCGCGACTACGACGATACCGAGGTGTTTTCGGGCCGCTTCACCACCGATGCCTACGGCAGCTTTAGCGGGCAGTTTCGGGTGGGCCTGGATGCGCGGCTGGGCACCTATACGCTGGTGGCCCGGCTGGGGGGTGAGGAGCATTCGGGCGAGTTCGAGGTGCAGGAGTTTGTCAAGCCCGAGTATCGGGTCAGCGTAAGCGCGGAGAAAAAGGTAGCGGTGCAGGGGGAGAAGGCCCGCTTTGTGGTGAAGGGAGAGTACCTGTTTGGCGGCCCGGTCTCGGGGGGCAGGGTGAGTTACTCCATCATCCAGCGGCCCTACTACCGCTTTGCGTACACCTCGAGCTTTGGCTTCTACCAGAACGACGAATTTGAGGATTTTTACGAGGGCAAGATCATAGAGCGGGGCGAGGGGCGGCTCAATGCCCAGGGGGAGCTGGTGGTGGAGGTGCCCCTGAAGCCCGAGGCCGAGGACTACCGGCTGACCCTCGAGGTCGGCGTGACCGACGAGGCCGGACGCGAAATTAGCGGAACCGGCTTCATCACCGCCTACCGCTCGGGGATTGTGTTGGACATCCAGACCGACCGGTATGCCTACCAGACCCAGGACACCCTGGTTGCGACCGTGCGGGCCGAAGACTTGGAGGGCCACCCCGTTTCGGTGCCCTTTACCCTGACCGCTAGCCGCGCCTACTGGGTGCGGGGCCAGGGGGAGCAACGCGAGCGCACCCTGCGCCTGCAAGGCCGCACCGATGCCAGGGGCCAGGCCACCGTGCGCCTTAGGCTGCCCAAGCAAGGCGCCTATGCGCTGGAGGTGGAGGCCCGCGATGGGGCCGGACGGGCCACCCGTGCCGAGGAACAGATCTGGGTCTCGGATGGTTCGTCCTGGTTTTGGGACTACAAAAGCCTGAAGATTACCCCGGACAAGCTCGAGTACAAAACAGGCGAGACCGCCCGCTTTGTGGTGCAGTTGCCGGTCTCGGACGGCTGGGCGCTGGTGAACCTGGAAGGGGAGCGCCTGGCCCGGCCCGAGATTGTGCGCTTTAGGGGCTCCACCTTCACCTACGAACTAAAGCTCACCCCGGAGATGGCCCCCAACGGCTACCTCTCGGTCACCATCCTGGGCCAGGGGGAATACTACAGCGAGGTAGCGGGCTTTTTGCTGCCGCCCAGCGAGAAATTCCTGAACGTAGCCATCGCCTCCGACCAACCCACCTACAAGCCCGGCGAGACCGCCACCTACCGCCTGACGGTGACCGATGCCCAGGGCCGCCCGGTGAAAAGCCAGGTGACGGTGGGGCTGGTGGACGAGGCTATCTACCTGGTGCGCCCCGAGAAAGCCCCGGACATCCGCGGCTTCTTCTGGGCCCTCAAGAACAACGTGGTGGGCACCCAGACCGCCGGAGGCTACTACTTCGGCAATGTGGCCCCTACCCCCAGCGCGGCGGCCCGGGCTCCCATGGACAAGGCCGTCTTCGGGCAGGCCAAAGAGTCGGCCGCCCAGCCCCAGGTGCGTGAGGACTTCCGCGATACCATCCTCTGGCTACCCAGCGTGGAGACGAACGAGCAGGGTGAGGTCACCATAGAGGCTAAGCTTCCCGACAACCTGACCCAGTGGCGCCTGACCGCCCGGGCTATTTCGCTCTTTGATACCGTGGGGCAGGCCACCCAGACCGTCACCACCACCCTGCCCGTCATTGCCCGGCTCAGCACTCCGCGCTTCCTGATTCGGGGGGACGAGGCCACCCTGCGGGTGATCGGGCAGAACAACCTGAACGAAGACCAGGCGGGGCAGCTAAGGCTCGAGGCCGCCGGTCTCAGCTTACTTACCCCCCCCACCACCTTGGCCCAGCTCCCCGCCGGGGGCCGAGCCGCGGCGGGCTACCGGGTGCGGGCCGACCAGAGCGGTAGCGCCACCCTGCAAGCCTCGGCCCTTACCCCCGCGGCCTCGGATGCCCTGCGTACCCGGCTCTCCATCTTCCCCAAAGGGCTCAAGCAGGAGCTGGGCTGGGCCGCTCAGTCCGGCGATGCCTGGGCTTTTACCTTGCCCGAGGGCACCGACCTCTCGCAAACCCAGGGCAAGCTCTACCTCACCCCCTCGCTGGCCGCTGCCGTCACCCCGGCCCTGGGGTATCTGGCCGGGTATCCCTACGGCTGCTCCGAGCAGACCATGAGCCGCTTCCTGCCCAGCGTGCTGGCCAAGCAAGCAGGCGACTTTGCCCAGTTGCCCGAGAATCTGGCAGCGGGCCTCGACGACTTTGTGGCCGCCGGGCTCAAACGCCTCTACGACTTCCAGCACGACGACGGCGGCTGGGGCTTCTGGCAAAACGACGCCTCCTCGGTCTACATCTCTTCGTACGTGCTCTCGGGGCTTTTACAGGCCCAGGAGGCCGGCTACGCGGTGCGGGAGGACGTGCTCAAGCGGGGCGTAGAGTACCTGCTCAAAACCCTGAACCGGCCCGATGCCGACACCTATGCCGCAGACGCGGTGGCCTACGCAAGCTACGCTTTTGCCCTGGCCGGGAGCCGCTACCTGCGGCAGGGCTTCAGGCAGGGTTCCCTCCAGGCCAGCCTGCCCCGGCTGACCCGCGCCGCCTACCGTCAGGACAAGCTCGATTTCAGCTACCTGCAAGACTACCTCAAGCGCTCCGACCTGACCCCCTACGGCCACGCCCTGATTGTGCTCGCCTACCAGCAAAACGGCGACACCGGCCTGGCCCAGACAGCCCTGGACGGCCTGCTACGCAAGCTGACCGAACGGGAGCGCAGCGCCTACTGGGAGGTGCGGGCCCCGCGCTTTGCCTGGAACGATGACCGCCTCGAGGCCACCGCCCGGGGTCTGGAAGCCTTGGCCAAACTGCGCCCGAACCACCCGGTGGTTCCCAAAATTGTGAACTGGCTGATGCAGGAGCGCAAAGGCGCCCGCTGGGTTTCCACCAAGGACACCGCCGCCGTGGTGGTGGCCGCACTGGCCCTGGCCAAAGCCACCGGCGAGCAACCCGGCGAGCAGGAGGTAGAGCTTTCGGTCAACGGACAAATCCAGACCCTGCGGGTGCCGGCCAAGGGCGCCGAACTGGCCCTGGAAGGCTTGCAGGTGGGGGCCAACGAAGTGCGGGTTACGAGCCAAAACCGCCTGTACCTGAGTGGCAGCGTGGCCTACTTCGAGGAACGCGAGTACCTGCAACCCGAGGCCCGGGGCCTGCGGGTAGCCCGCACCTACGAGAAGCTCACCCCCCGCTACGACGCCAAGGCCGAGCGCTTCGTCTTCGACCGTAGCCCGCTCAGTGGATCGCTGAAGGTGGGCGAGCTGCTGGTCGTGACCCTTACGGTGCGCCCCGAGCAGGGGGCGGTGCGGTATGTGGTGGTGGAGGAGCCTACCCCGGCGGGCCTGAGCGTGGTGGAAAACGACGACTCGTTCCGCATTGCCGGGGTGCGCTCCCGCTTTGGCGACGATTACTACGGTTGGAACTACTGGTTCGACGGGCGGGAGATCCGCGACCGGCAGGTGGAGTTCTTCTTCAGCTACCTGGAAGGCCCCGTCACCTTTACCTACGTCCTGCGGGCCGAGACCCCCGGCAACTTCACCGCGCTGCCCACCCTGGCCTGGATGATGTACGAGCCGGAGGTGCGGGGGGTGGGCACGGTACGGCAGGTGCGGGTGAGCGAGTAG
- a CDS encoding HD-GYP domain-containing protein has protein sequence MCHLVVELVLERVRANENLEAEIAEKTALLELSQMLEGNDPALLGLALETIRQMGHADGVVLGVLEGNALRTRAVAGDVRPEIERLLEAPLPLQHPPLQQVVPGKSFQLGQIDAHPELQAFAKVGVHGLYMVGVVNEPELRAGMLLYRYKPSQGWNASENRLLEGAARILGALLLRLERTRQLEAAYDGALRAIGLALEARDRETAGHTDRVAAMAEQLGRALGLSETELRDLRWGAYLHDVGKLAIPDAILLKPGKLTPEEFSTMKTHARLGDDLVRNLPFVPLAARQVVRHHHERWDGRGYPDGLAAEHIPLPARIFAICDVFDALCSERPYKAAMPPDVAACELWRSAYSGHLDRRLVEVFLRIQGLEDAMVFSQAAD, from the coding sequence ATGTGTCACCTCGTCGTAGAGTTGGTATTAGAACGGGTGCGGGCCAACGAAAACCTCGAGGCCGAGATTGCCGAAAAAACCGCCCTGCTGGAGCTTTCGCAGATGCTGGAAGGCAACGACCCGGCCTTGCTTGGGCTGGCCCTGGAAACAATTCGCCAGATGGGCCATGCCGACGGCGTGGTGCTGGGGGTGCTCGAGGGCAATGCTTTGCGTACCAGGGCCGTAGCGGGGGATGTACGCCCGGAAATAGAAAGACTTTTAGAGGCGCCCCTGCCCCTCCAACACCCGCCTTTGCAACAGGTTGTCCCGGGAAAATCCTTCCAGTTGGGTCAAATTGACGCCCACCCAGAACTCCAGGCCTTTGCTAAGGTAGGCGTTCACGGGCTTTATATGGTCGGGGTGGTCAACGAACCTGAGCTGCGGGCCGGGATGTTGCTGTACCGCTACAAGCCCAGCCAGGGCTGGAATGCCTCGGAAAACCGCCTGTTGGAGGGCGCCGCCCGGATTTTGGGGGCCCTGCTTTTGCGTCTGGAGCGCACTCGTCAGCTCGAGGCCGCCTACGACGGCGCCCTACGGGCCATCGGTCTGGCCCTCGAGGCCCGCGACCGCGAGACCGCCGGCCATACCGACCGGGTGGCCGCCATGGCCGAGCAGTTGGGCCGGGCGCTGGGCTTGAGCGAGACCGAGCTGCGCGACCTGCGCTGGGGGGCCTATCTGCACGATGTGGGCAAGCTCGCCATCCCCGATGCCATCCTGCTCAAGCCGGGCAAGCTCACCCCGGAAGAGTTCAGCACCATGAAAACCCATGCCCGGCTTGGCGATGATCTGGTGCGCAACCTGCCCTTTGTGCCGCTTGCGGCCCGTCAGGTGGTGCGCCACCACCACGAACGCTGGGATGGGCGCGGCTACCCAGACGGCCTGGCCGCCGAGCACATCCCTCTACCGGCCCGCATTTTTGCCATCTGCGATGTGTTCGATGCGCTTTGCTCCGAGCGGCCTTACAAAGCTGCTATGCCGCCGGATGTGGCTGCCTGCGAGCTCTGGCGCAGCGCCTACAGCGGCCATCTGGATCGCCGCCTGGTTGAGGTGTTTCTCAGAATCCAGGGGTTGGAAGACGCCATGGTTTTCTCCCAAGCTGCCGACTGA
- a CDS encoding FAD-dependent oxidoreductase: MANQFDANRPLRVAVIGSGPSGIYAAEALIKQSETPVSVDVFDRLPTPYGLVRYGVAPDHQTIKSVTKVMQKVLQDPRVRFWGNVEFGRDLSYADLRRHYDAVVYTVGASSDRHLGIPGEDLPGSLSATEFVAWYNGHPDYQHLPIRLDMQGVAVVGMGNVAVDVTRILAKSAEELRTTDIADHALPVLAESRVTDIYMLGRRGPAQAKFTTKELRELGELLSADVVVKPEELELDEKSAASIAGEPALQKNLEVLREFAARPLTGKPRRVHIRFLVSPVAILGEGRVQRIRLEKNRLDENLNAVGTGEFEELEVGMVLRSVGYKGVPLPEVPFDSRKGVIPNQAGRVLREGQVSAGEYTAGWIKRGPSGVIGTNKADAAETVKLLLEDAPHLPLAPDPDPEAIPRLLRERGVRYVTLEHWLRLDAHETAQGQAQGRPRVKVTSVEKMLEVVSK, translated from the coding sequence ATGGCAAATCAGTTTGACGCAAACCGCCCCCTACGGGTCGCAGTCATCGGTTCGGGGCCTTCGGGTATCTATGCTGCGGAAGCCCTCATCAAACAAAGCGAAACCCCTGTCTCGGTAGATGTGTTTGACCGACTGCCCACCCCATATGGGCTGGTGCGCTACGGGGTGGCTCCCGACCACCAGACCATCAAGTCGGTGACCAAGGTGATGCAGAAGGTGTTGCAAGACCCCCGGGTGCGCTTTTGGGGCAACGTCGAATTTGGCCGCGACCTTAGCTACGCCGACCTGCGCCGCCACTACGACGCCGTGGTGTATACCGTAGGGGCCTCGAGCGACCGCCACCTGGGTATCCCCGGTGAAGACCTACCGGGCAGCCTCTCGGCTACCGAGTTTGTGGCCTGGTACAACGGCCACCCCGACTACCAGCACCTGCCCATCCGCCTGGATATGCAGGGAGTGGCCGTGGTGGGGATGGGCAACGTAGCGGTGGACGTCACGCGCATTCTGGCCAAGTCGGCAGAGGAACTGCGCACCACCGACATTGCCGACCACGCGCTGCCGGTGCTGGCCGAAAGCCGGGTTACCGACATCTACATGCTAGGCCGCCGGGGCCCGGCCCAGGCCAAGTTCACCACCAAGGAGCTGCGCGAGCTGGGCGAGCTGCTGAGTGCCGATGTGGTGGTGAAGCCCGAGGAACTCGAGCTCGACGAAAAAAGCGCGGCCTCCATCGCAGGCGAACCCGCCCTTCAGAAGAACCTGGAAGTGCTGCGGGAGTTTGCGGCCAGGCCGCTTACGGGCAAGCCGCGCCGGGTACACATTCGCTTTTTGGTTTCGCCGGTGGCCATTCTGGGCGAGGGCCGGGTGCAGCGAATTCGCCTGGAGAAAAACCGCCTGGACGAAAATCTGAATGCGGTGGGCACGGGTGAGTTCGAGGAACTCGAGGTGGGGATGGTGCTGCGCTCGGTGGGCTACAAGGGCGTACCCCTGCCCGAGGTGCCCTTCGACAGCCGCAAAGGGGTGATCCCCAACCAGGCCGGACGGGTGCTGCGTGAGGGTCAGGTGTCGGCGGGGGAGTACACCGCGGGCTGGATCAAGCGCGGTCCTAGCGGGGTGATCGGCACCAACAAGGCCGACGCTGCCGAGACGGTAAAACTGCTGCTGGAGGATGCCCCCCACCTGCCGCTGGCCCCCGACCCCGACCCCGAGGCCATTCCGCGGCTCCTGAGGGAGCGGGGGGTGCGGTATGTGACCCTCGAGCACTGGCTACGCTTAGACGCTCACGAGACCGCCCAGGGCCAAGCCCAGGGCCGGCCCCGGGTCAAGGTGACCAGCGTGGAAAAGATGCTCGAGGTGGTGAGCAAGTGA
- a CDS encoding SDR family NAD(P)-dependent oxidoreductase — MVEFSRDLLGLEQRIVMVTGAGRGFGRSVARSYARNGATVITVDPDVEMATAIASEVEQLGATAIPIRGDMSVVLDVMNTFEKIQELFGMLDGIVHVTSAESKTPFVELLEGEWYDLLNADVKSSLYVLQQGLRYLSGGGFVTLVLPPLQREQPHVAAIRGAVTGLIEGATRIFPTNVRVNGVIPSRDPVGEEHDRPLVRVAVALGSMVSEGVRGQLLEVLLPEPPHQPEIYDLLRELP, encoded by the coding sequence ATGGTCGAATTTTCACGAGATTTGTTGGGCTTGGAACAGCGCATCGTTATGGTGACGGGAGCCGGGCGGGGCTTTGGGCGTTCGGTGGCCCGCTCCTATGCCCGCAACGGGGCCACGGTCATCACCGTAGATCCCGATGTGGAAATGGCCACCGCGATTGCCTCCGAGGTCGAGCAACTGGGGGCGACTGCTATTCCCATCCGGGGGGACATGTCGGTGGTGCTCGACGTGATGAACACCTTCGAGAAGATTCAAGAGTTGTTTGGGATGCTCGACGGGATTGTGCATGTCACCAGCGCCGAGAGCAAAACGCCTTTTGTGGAGCTCTTGGAGGGGGAGTGGTACGACCTGCTCAACGCCGACGTAAAGTCCAGCCTCTACGTGTTGCAGCAGGGCCTTCGCTACCTGAGCGGCGGGGGCTTCGTGACGCTGGTATTGCCCCCCTTGCAACGAGAGCAGCCCCATGTTGCGGCGATTCGCGGGGCGGTGACCGGCTTGATTGAAGGGGCCACCCGCATCTTCCCTACCAATGTACGGGTCAATGGAGTCATCCCCAGCCGCGATCCCGTAGGCGAGGAGCACGACCGGCCCCTGGTGCGGGTAGCGGTGGCCCTGGGCTCGATGGTCTCGGAGGGGGTACGGGGCCAGCTTTTAGAGGTTTTGCTGCCCGAACCGCCGCACCAGCCGGAAATCTACGATTTGCTGAGAGAGCTACCGTGA